A single window of Venturia canescens isolate UGA chromosome 3, ASM1945775v1, whole genome shotgun sequence DNA harbors:
- the LOC122408475 gene encoding uncharacterized protein: MSDESRRGVLEAPRIRGLVDEIRCKYLYYDKSLLLAVSNTAANFTIGYRQFYDAGSNEEKALAEATRAVEETDLERQTALYQPQHEERAEEEPRASTSAASAEPIPLQPESDDDKASTILNPSLMFSDRSDILAVYRQARANDDDGAIADLSYHHHRQQEDDLVQRRRRRRRRSV, translated from the exons ATGTCGGATGAATCA CGCCGCGGTGTTTTAGAAGCTCCCCGCATAAGAGGCCTTGTCGATGAAATCAGATGTAAGTACCTTTATTACGATAAATCACTGTTGTTGGCGGTTAGCAATACAGCAGCTAATTTTACCATAGGCTATCGGCAGTTTTACGATGCGGGAAGTAACGAAGAAAAGGCTCTCGCTGAGGCGACGAGAGCTGTGGAGGAAACGGATCTAGAGCGTCAAACCGCCCTCTACC AACCACAGCATGAGGAGAGGGCTGAGGAAGAGCCTAGAGCGAGCACCTCGGCAGCATCAGCCGAACCGATACCGCTGCAGCCCGAGTCTGATGACGACAAGGCGTCGACTATTCTCAACCCCTCCTTGATGTTTAGCGATCGGTCTGATATACTGG CTGTGTACCGACAAGCCAGAGCAAACGATGACGACGGAGCGATAGCGGATCTATCGTATCACCACCATCGTCAGCAGGAAGATGACCTCGTACA gaggaggaggaggaggaggaggaggagcgtCTAA